In Candidatus Jidaibacter acanthamoeba, the sequence GCCCTAGCATTAGTACTATATTTATCAGGGTTATCAATGAATATGACCGGAAAGATAATAGGAGTTAGTACACAAACAATAATGAGGTGGATAAGAGCCTGGAGTGAGAAGTTAGGGCAATTGGTTGTGTTGCGAGAAATGAAATATGAAGGTAGGTATAAGGTAAGGCAAGCAACTTAAT encodes:
- a CDS encoding helix-turn-helix domain-containing protein — encoded protein: MESCLRCGGMELKKYGKAKGKIRKKCARCGYQQTRDIARGRSQRDKALALVLYLSGLSMNMTGKIIGVSTQTIMRWIRAWSEKLGQLVVLREMKYEGRYKVRQAT